The window GTCGACTCCGTGCGCGGAGTTCAGCTCATGGACCGGGCCCTGCAGGGCCGGCCTGTGCGCATCGACGTCGTCGTCGAGCTCGGCGCCGGCGAGGGAGCCCGTACCGGGGCCCGCAGCGACGACGACTGCCGCGCCGTCGCCGACGCGGTCGCCGCCACCGCGACCCTGCGCCTCGTCGGCATGGGCGGCTACGAGGCCGAGGTCCCGGACGCCGACCCGGCCCGCGTCCACGCGTACCTGCGCCGGCTCACCGCCCTCGCCGTCGAGTTCGACAAGGCGGGCCGGTTCGCCGCGGACCTGGAGGAGATCGTCGTCAGCGCGGGCGGCTCGGCCTGGTTCGACGCCGTCGCCGACGTCTTCGCCGAGCTGCCGGAGCTCTCCCGCCCCACCCTCAAGCTGCTGCGCTCGGGCGCGTACGTCTCCCACGACCACGGCTGGTATACCCGCCTCACCCCCTTCAACCGCCACCCCGAAGAGGGCGTCCTGCGCCCCGCGTTCCGCCTGTGGACGCAGGTCGTCTCGCGCCCCTCCCCCACCCAGGCCTTCGTCAACGCCGGCAAGCGCGACATCGCCTACGACCTGGGCCTGCCCGAGGCCGAACTGGTCCGCGACGCGCTCACCGGCGACGAGCGCCCCGCCACCGGCGTCCGCGTGGTCAGGCTGTCCGACCAGCACGCCTGGCTGGAGACCGACTCGGCCGACGACGTCCAGGTCGGCGACTGGGTGGCCCTCGGCATGTCCCACCCCTGCACGATCTTCGAGAAGTGGCCGCTGATCCCGGTCGTGGAGGCCGACGGCACCGTCACCGACTACGTCCGCACCTTCTTCTGAGAGCGGACCGGTGGACCTGGTCATCCGGGGGGCCCGCGTCGTCGACGGGACGGGCGGGCCCTCGTACACCGCCGACGTCGGCGTCCACGAGGGACGGATCGCCGAGATCGGCTCGCTCCCGGGCGGCCGCCGCACCCTCGACGCGCACGGCCTCGCCCTGGCCCCCGGCTTCGTCGACATGCACGCCCACAGCGACCTCGCCCTGCTCCGCGACCCGGACCACAGTGCGAAGGCCGCCCAGGGCGTGACCCTCGAAGTCCTCGGCCAGGACGGCCTGTCGTACGCGCCGGCCGACGACCGGACCCTCGCCGGGGTGCGGGCCGCGATCGCCGGCTGGAACGGCCCGGGCGACGACGTCGACTTCGACTGGCGCACGGTCAGCGAGTACCTCGACCGGCTGGACGGCGCCCACGGCGGTCAGGGCTGCGCCGTCAACGCCGCCTACCTCGTCCCCCAGGGCACGGTCCGCGCCCTCGCCCTCGGCTGGGACGACCGCCCGGCGACCGCGGCCGAGCTGGCCCGGATGCGGCAGCTCGTCGCCGACGGCCTGGCCCAGGGCGCCGTCGGGATGTCCTCCGGGCTCACGTACACCCCCGGCATGTACGCCTCCGGCGCCGAACTGACCGAGCTCTGCCGGGTGGTGGCGGAGTACGGCGGCTACTACTGCCCGCACCACCGCTCGTACGGCCACGGCGCGCTCGCCGCCTACGCCGAGATGGTCGCGCTGACCCGGGAGGCCGGCTGCGCCCTGCACCTCGCGCACGCCACCATGAACTTCGGCGAGAACGAGGGCCGGGCCCCCGAGTTGCTCGCCCTCCTCGACGCGGCCCTGGCGGAGGGCGCCGACATCACCCTCGACAGCTACCCGTACACCCCCGGCTGCACCACCCTCGTCGCACTGCTGCCCAGCTGGGCGAACGAGGGCGGCCCGGAGGCGGTCCTGGCCCGGCTGCGCGACGACGCCCAGGCCGGGCGGATCCGCCATGCGCTGGAGGTCGAGGGCGCCGACGGCTGCCACGGGGTCCCGGTCGACTGGTCGACGGTCGAGATCTCGGGCGTCGCCGATCCCGCCCTCGGCGCGTACGTCGGCACGCGCCTGGACGGCTGGGAGACCGCCCGGCGGCTCCTGCTGGACGACCGCCTCGCACCGACCGTCCTCCAGCACGTCGGCCACGAGGAGAACGTCCGGGCGATCATGCGCCACCCCGTCCACACCGGCGGCTCCGACGGCATCCTCCAGGGCGCCAAGCCGCACCCGCGCGCCTACGGCACCTTCCCGCACTACCTCGGCCACTACGTCCGCGAACTCGGCCTGCTCTCCCTGGAGGAGTGCGTGGCGCACCTGGCCGGCCGGCCCGCGGCGCGGCTGCGCCTGCCCGACCGGGGCCTGGTCCGCGTGGGCCACCGCGCCGACCTCGTCCTCTTCGACCCCGGCACGGTCGCGGCCGGGTCCACGTACGAGCAGCCGCGCACGCTGCCGACCGGCATCCCGCACGTCCTGATCGACGGGCGCTTCGTCATGCGCGACGGGCGCCGCACGGACGTGCTGGCCGGGCGCTCGGTGCGCCGAACCGGCCACGATCACCGGTAGGTCCGGCACCTACGATGGGCGGCATGGTCGCCTTCGCCCTCGCCGCCCTGCTGTTCCTCGCGTTCTGCATAAGCGTCAGACAGGACCGGCGCCGCTTCAGCAACGCCGTGCTCCTGGGGCTGACCTTCCTCAGCGCGTTCTCCGCCCTGTTCCTCCAAGTGGGCAAGCTGCCCACCTGGGCGGCCGTCACGGTCGTCGTCCTCGCCTTCGCCTCACCCGCGTTCGGCATCCTGGCACTGGGCGTCTTCCTCGTCCGCAACGGCGTGACCATGGTCCGCAAGGAGGGGCTGCGGCCGGCCAACCTGCTGTCGATGCTCGCGGGCCTCGCGATCTTCGCGCTGATCGCGCTGCTGATCCTCGTCGGCGTGGTCGGCTCCCCCGTACTGGGCGGCATCGCCGGAACCCTCACCGTGGTCGCCGGCTACGTCTCCTTCGTCTTCTTCTGCTTCCTCGGCTACGCCTTCCTCTACGGGCGGATCAAGGTGCGCGGCGACGTCGACCACGTGGTCATGCTGGGCTCGGGCCTGAGCGGCGGGGACCGCGTGCCGCCGCTGCTGGCCTCGCGCCTGCGCAAGGGGCAGCAGATCTACGAGGGCCAGCTGGCCCGGGGCGGCCGGCCGCCGCTGCTGCTGGTGTCGGGCGGCAAGGGTTCGGACGAGAAGGTCGCGGAGGCCCGGGCGATGGCGGACTGGCTGATCGCGGAGGGCGTGCCGGTGGAGCACATCGTGCTGGAGGACCGCTCCACGACGACCGAGGAGAACATGCGCTTCAGCCGGGAGATCATGGAGGCGCACGATCCGGCCTACCGGTGCGTGGTGGTCACCAACAACTTCCACGCCTTCCGGGCCGCGATGCTGGCACGCAAGACCGGCGTCAACGGGCAGGTGCTGGGCTCTCCCACGGCGAAGTACTACTGGCCGAGCGCCACCATCCGGGAGTTCGTCGCGGTCTTCTGGGAACACCGGACGGTGAACTTCGCGATCTGCGGCCTGCTGACCGTCTTCGGCGCGCTCGGCACGCTGGCCGCGGTCCTCGTCTGACCGGTGATCCGCGAGCCGTGACCCGTGACCCGTGACCCGTGATCCGCGCGCACGCGAAGGTGCCGTGACTCCCCCCTTGGCAGTCACGGCACCGGTTCCCGGCCTGGCGCGGGTCCGTCAGACCCGCTGCCAGAGCGCCGGGACGTTCGGCGGCTCCCAGCCCGTCTGGGCCTGGTGCCCCTGGACGCAGCGGTAGGTCGCGCCGCCGTGGGTGACGGTCGCGCCGGCCGCGTAGACGGTGCCGGCCTTCCAGGTGCCGCCCGGCTCGGGCTCGCCGGGGCCGGGACCGGGGCCCGGGTCGCTGCCGCTGACCTTGAGGGTCAGTCCGTACGCCGACAGGATCGGGTTCAGCGGCTGGAAGAAGGTGGTCCCGCCGCTGGAGCAGTTGCCGGAACCGCCCGAGGTCACGCCCTGGGCCTGGCTCCCGGAGATGTAGGAGCCCCCCGAGTCGCCGGGCTCGGCGCAGACCGTCGTACGGGTCACGCCGGAGATGGTGCCCTCGGGGTAGGTGACGCTGGTGTTGTGCTGCTGGATCGTGCCGCAGTGCCAGCCGGTGGTCGAGCCGGAACGGCACACCGAGGCCCCGACCGGCTGCAGGACCGAGCCCGTGACCTGCACGTTCGCACCCCCGCTGCCCTTCACGTACGGGGTCGCGGTCCACTGGGCGTTCGCGGCCACCCAGGCCATGTCGTTGCCGGGGAAGACCGAGGCCTGGAAGGTGCCCTGGGCCACGCGGTTGAAGCCGGTGGTGGTGGTTCCGGCGCGCCCGCAGTGCCCGGCGGTGGCGAAGCCGTGCGTGGTCCCCTTGGTGACCGGGAAGCCCACGGAGCAGCGGCCGCTGCCGTTCATGTAGTACGCGTCCCCGCCCCGCAGGTCGTGGAGGGGACGCGGGGCCTCGGCCGTGCGGACCACCGTGACCAGGGCCGCGTCGGTGCCGGTCGCGGCCAGCAGCGCCGCCGCCGCCCCCGCCTCGGTCTCCTCGACGACCAGGGTGTTGGAGCGCGGGTCGACGTAGCGGACCGGGGTCGTCGGCCCGGCGGCCCGGTCCAGTGCGGCCCTGGCGCCGTCGAGGTCGGCCAGGGCGCGGGTGACCAGCTGCGCCCGGGCCCCGGTGGCCCGTATCGCGGCGGTGTCGGCGGCCTGGGTGGTGGCCACGGTGAGGGTCGAGGCGTCGGCCCCGTCCACCCAGGCCCCGGCGAAGGCGGCGCCGAGCCGGGCCCGGAGCCGGGCGGCGGTGGCCCCGGCCTCGGCCTCGTGGGCGAGTCGCGCCTTGGCCTGCGTGCGGGTCAGGCCGAGGTCGCGCTGCATGGCGGCGAGCAGCTCGGGCGGGGCGTCGGCGGTGCGCAGGGTGGTCGCCGCCGAGGCGGGGGCCGGGGCGGGCGGGGCGGAGTCGGCGGTGGCGCCGCTCGTCCCGGCCAGCAGCAGCCCGGCGGCGGCCAGGGCGGTACACGCCGCGCGGGCGTGTCGCTTGAGCATGGGGGATCTCCTCGGTTTCCGGTGGGGGTCTGCGGAAACCGTAGAAATCCGAACCGGCTTGTGGGAGCTGCCAGTTGGCCCCTCCCCCGGTGGTATGCCCGCGGCCTCGCGGCGGCCGAAGTGCGTTCATGGGACGGTGGCCGGACTATGGGGCCAGGGGAAACCGTAGGAGGTACGCGATGGTCAGTGAACCCGACGAGCAGCCCACACGGTCGGACCGGCTCTTCACGGGCGGGGAACGGCCGTACGACCCCGAGGACCTCGTGATGGCGACCGGCCACGACCCGACTCCGGAGCGGGTCGAGAAGGCACGCAAGCTGATCGAGAAGGAAGGCCCGCAGGTCATCGAGCGCTACCTGCCCTGAGCAGCCCAGCGCCCCAAGCTGCCCAGACGCCCCCGACCAAGGCCGGGGGCGTCCACCCGCACCCCGATCCAGCCCCTCCGGCCCATTCCAGCCCCTCCGGCCCATTCCAGCCTCGCCGGCGTTTGAGGCGCGGGGCGGGGGGCGGAGCCCCGATCATCCAGCCCCGCCGGCGATTGAGGCGCGGGGCCCGGGGCGGAGCCCCGATCATCCAGCCCCGCCGGCGATTGAGGCGCGGGGCCCGGGGCGGAGCCCCGATCATCCAGCCCCGCCGGCGTTTGAGGCGCGGGGCCCGGGGCGGAGCCCCGATCATCCAGCCCCGCCGGCGTTTGAGGCGCGGGGCCCGGGGCGGAGCCCCGATCATCCAGCCCCGCCGGCGTTTGAGGCGCGGGGCCCGGGGCGGAGCCCCGATCATCCAGCCCCGCCGGCGTTTGAGGCGCGGGGTCCGGGGCGGAGCCCTGGGAGACGGCGCCGCAGACGACCCGCTACACCGCCGGCCAGGCGACCGGCACGGCCCCCGCCCCCGCCGCCCTCACCAACGCCTCCGCATGCGCAGCCCCCGCATGCCCCAGCACCTCCACCGCCCGCCCCGCCGCCGGCCCCGCGGGATGCCACCCCAGCAGATGCCGCCACACCAGCGGATTCCCGGCCAGCGGCCGCGTGACCACCCCCGGCGTCACCGGAAACGTGGCCCGGCACAGCCCGACCGCCCGCCCCACCTGCACGAGGTGCACGCAGGACGCGGTGTCGGTCTCGTACACGCACGCCGGCGTGAAACCGGCCCGCACACACGCCGCGGCGAAGCAGTCGCCGAAGCACCCGTCGCCCGGTACGTCCGTCCACGCCTCCGCGGCCAGCTCGGCCAGCTCGATCTCCCCGCGCGGAGCCAGGGCCAGCGGATGGTCCTCGGCCAGCATCACGTGCACCGGATCCCGCGCCACCTCCATCCAGGCCAGACGCCCCGGCCCGGGCGGCGCGCTCTCCCCGCAGACCCCGACGAGCGCGAAGTCCAGGCGCCCGTCGGCGACGCTCCCGGCGATCTCCCTCTCGGACCAGGAGGTGTACGTGGTCACCGGTACGCCCGGTTCCTCGTGGGCGAGCCGGTCCACGAGCCCGCCGAGCAGCGGCCCGTGCGTCCCGCCGAGCCGGTAGCCCTGCGGCCCCTGCCGGGCGAACCTCAGCGCCTCCTCCTGCAGCTCGCACACCGCGGGCAGCAGGACCCGCGCCCGTTCCAGCACGAGCTCCCCGAGCGCGGTGGCCCGTACGCCCTCCCGCCCGCGGACGAACAGCGCCCCGCCCAGCGCGCGCTCGATCCGTTTCAGCTGCGTACTGAGCGCGGGCTGTGCGAGACCGAGGGCGGTGGCGGCCCGGGTCAGACTTCCCGCGTCGGCGACGGCCCTGACGATCTTGAGGTGCCTCAGCTCCAGATCCATGCCACGAGCTTGGTCCAGACCTGAGGAGGTGCGCTACGGGTCGTGCGCATCCAGAATCGTTCATGCTCGTTAGCCGCCAGGGGGACACAACCCTAAGGACAGGTAAATGCACGCACTCGACGTCGACTGGGACCACCCCACGGACCCGCGCCCCGGCCCACGGCTCGACCACGTCCGCTCGTACGTGACCACCGCGGGCGCCGACGGGCACCTCTGGCACGGAGTCCCCACCCTCCTGCTCACCACGGTCGACCGCTCCACCGGCCGCACGGTCCGCACCCCGCTGATCTACGGCGAGGACGCGGGCCGCTTCATCGTCCTGGCCGCCGCCTACGGCGCCCCGGACCACCCCCGCTGGTACGACAACCTCACCGCCCACCCGGAGGTCCGCCTCCAGGTCGGCTCCGCCTCCTTCAAGGCGTCCGCACGCACGGCCACGCGCGCGGAGCGGGAGACGTACTGGGACATGATGACGGCCCTGTGGCCCCTCTTCGAGGACGACCAGGCGGCCGCCCGCCCCCGCGAGATCCCCCTGGTGATCCTGGAGCGCCCCTAGAGCGTGTCGTGGGCGTACGGCCCGGCCCGGCCGCTCCGCGGGCGCGGGCGCGGGCAGCAGGGGACGGGGACCGGGACCGGGACGGAACGCCGCTAGGTGGTCGGCGCGGCGACCGCGCTGTACGTGCGCCCGCCCACGACGTAGTCGCCGAGCGGGATCATGCCGAAGCCGTCGACGTGCACCCTCCACGACGGCACGTTCCCGGCTTCGATGAAGGCCACCACCGCGTCGGCGCGCTCCGACGCGGCCGCGACGGCCATGGTGAACAGCGCCCGGGCCACGCCGCGGCCCCGGTACGCGGCATCGACCACGACCGGCCCGTAGAGCATCCACCGCACCTCGCCCAGCGGGCGCCCCTCCCACTCCAGGGCGTCCTGCGCCTGGAGCAGGCCCGCGACCGGCGGCGACGGGTCGGCGGCGGCCGTGGGCACGGACAGGGCGAGGAGCCCGGCGATCCGACCGCCGTCGTCCGCGACCAGCAGCTCCCGCGCCCCGGCCATCGCGCGCAGGACCCCGGCGTCGAGGCGGCCCTGCACGAACCCCTGCTCCGCCCGCTGCCGCTCCGTCAGGGCGTCGTGGTGGTTGGCGGCGAAGAGCTCGGCCAGGGCGGGCGCGTCGGCCTCGGTGGCGTACCGGTACTGCATGGCGCGATCGTGCCACGGCCGCGCCGCTCGGACTCGGCGCCGCCACCAGGGCCTACGGGTGATAGAGCGCGCGGCAGCGGGCGGTGTCGACCCCGCCGTCCTCGCTGAGCGGCAGGAAGTGGTCGGCCTGCCACGCCTGCGTCCCGCGGGCCTGGCGGCTCTCCACCGCGACCCACGGCGGGTAGACGCGGAAGGCGCGTTTGCCGCCGGCCCCGTCCACGGAGAAGACGCCCCGCCTGCGGAGCACGTCCCGGGGAAAGACGAACTGCCCGAAGCCGTCGGCGTCCCGGGAGCTGACGACGACGAGGTCGACGGGGTCCTGCACGTCGAAGGGCCGGATCGGCCCGCCGGGGGAACGCTTCCACACCGTGACGAACTGGCCGGCCTTCGCCGGGGTCGTCCTGGCGACACGGAACCGGACGAAGAGGCCGTCGAGCGTGAAGGAGTGCGCTCCGTACTCGGCGCTCTCCGCCTCCGGGACCGGCCGCGAACACGCGAACCCGCACGGGTCGTAGACCAGCGCCTTCGCCGCGAGGAGGTCTCCGTGCAGCGGCTTGCGGGGCACCGGCTCCCCGTACGGCGGCTCGTGGTCCTGCCAGGGCGAGGTCGAGGACGGCTCATCCATGGTCGTAGACGGTCACTTCCACGTCGCGCGCGCACAACGCCGCGGTGATCAGCGGCTCGATGCGCGACCAGGTGCCGCCCGCGAGTCCGCACCCGATCCTCGGCATGTGGACACTGGCCCCCAGCTCGACGGCGTGCCCGGCCAGCGCGGCGAGGCAGCGCTCCACGGCGTCGTAGCGGATCGGCGGCCCCCCGCTGCCGGTGCGTATCCCGCGCTGGCCGACCATGTTGGCCACCCACACATCGGGCTGGACCCGCACCACCTGCACGGCGCCCAGCCCGAAGTCGTTCCCGCTCCGCCCCCGGTGCCAGGTCCGGTACGCGGCCTCGGGCTCGGGCCAGCGCTTCGAAACGGCCACCACGAAGCCCTTCCCCCACCCGCCGAGGTCATTGCAGACATGGGCGATGACTTTGGGCCCCTTGGCCTGGGGACTTGTCGCATCTCCGGCGATGATCCTGAGCGGCTTCATGCCCCCACGCTAAGCGGGACCACTGACAACGAGGACGAGCCGAACCCGGCCAGGCGCGCCGTGGCCCGTCGGAGCACCCCCGCCGATTCCGCCCCGCCGATTCCGCCCCGCTGCGGGCCGCCCCGCCTCAGAGGTACTCGCGGGCGAACTCCACCGCCCAGGCCACCGCCGCCACCGGGACGCTGCCCGACTGCGGGTCGATGCTGAGGCGGGCCGCCTCCCAGTCCTGATCGTGTTCACGGAAGATCGCGAAGTGCCCTTCCTCCACGGCCCCTTCCGGCCTGACCAGGAACTCGATCGCCCGGTCGTCGCCGTCCGTGCCGACCGTGGTGATCGCCATGTCTCCGACTGTGAACTCCACTGCCTCGCGCCCCTCAGTTGCCGCCGTACAGGTACGGCAGCAGGTGCAGCCCCAAGAAGATCGCCCCTGCCGCCATGAGGGCGCCCGCGGCAGCCACGATCACCGTGCCCACGCGTTCCACGCCGCGCCGGTGGTCCGCCGGCTTCCACTCGCCCTGGTTCATGCACCCAGCTTCCACGGCGGGCCCGCCCGGCCGCATGAGTGCGCGTACTCATGCGGCGTACTCAGTCACCCCGAGCCCCCCGAGTCCCTTGAGCCCCACATGGTGACGAGCACAACAGAAGAAACTTCCCGCGCGCCCCGGCCCCACCCATTCCGCAGGCCGGAACGGCGGCCCGGCCCCGGATTCCAAGGGGGGATCGCGCCACCACCCACCCATTGCCCGAAATGGGACATTTCACCCTTCGAGCTCTCTTCGAAAAGACGCGCCAAGCCCGCACCCGGGCCCGTAAGCTCCCGTCATGCAGGTGATCCAGTCAACCAAACTCGCCAATGTCTGCTACGAGATCCGCGGCCCCGTGCTCGAAGAGGCGATGCGGCTCGAAGCAGCAGGTCATCGCATCCTCAAGCTCAACACCGGCAACCCCGCGGCCTTCGGCTTCGAGTGCCCGCCGGAGATCCTTGAGGACATGCTCCGCAACCTGGGCAGCGCCCACGGCTACGGTGACGCGAAGGGGCTCCTGTCCGCGCGGCGCGCGGTCATGCAGCACTACCAGACCAAGGGCATCGACCTGGACGTCGAGGACATCTACCTCGGCAACGGCGTCTCCGAGCTGATCCAGATGTCGATGCAGGCCCTGCTCGACGACGGCGACGAGGTTCTGGTCCCCGCACCGGACTACCCGCTGTGGACCGCTTCCGTCTCCCTCGCCGGCGGCACGGCCGTGCACTACCGCTGCGACGAGCAGGCCGACTGGATGCCCGATCTCGCGGACATCGAGCGCAAGGTCACCGACCGCACCCGGGCGATCGTGATCATCAACCCGAACAACCCGACCGGCGCCGTCTACGACGAGGCGATGCTGCGCGGGCTGACGGACATCGCGCGCCGCCACAACCTCATCGTCTGCTCGGACGAGATCTACGACCGGATCCTCTACGACGGCGCGAAGCACTTCAACACCGCCGCCATCGCCCCGGACCTGCTGACGCTGACCTTCAACGGGCTCTCGAAGAACTACCGCGTCGCCGGCTACCGGGCCGGCTGGATGGCCGTCTGCGGTCCGAAGAAGCACGCCTCCTCCTACATCGAGGGCCTCACGGTCCTGGCGAACATGCGCCTGTGCGCCAACATGCCCTCGCAGTACGCCGTGGCCACCGCGCTCGGCGGCCGGCAGTCGATCGAGGACCTGGTCCTGCCCGGCGGACGGATCCTGGAGCAGCGCAACGTCGCGTACGACCTGCTCACCCAGATCCCGGGCGTCACCTGCGTGAAGCCGAAGGGCGCGCTGTACGCCTTCCCCCGGCTGGACCCGTCCGTCTACAAGATCAAGGACGACCGGCAGATGGTCCTCGACCTGCTGCGGGCCGAGAAGATCATGGTGGTGCACGGCACCGGCTTCAACTGGCCCGAGCCCGACCACTTCCGGATCGTGACCCTGCCGAACACCAAGGACCTGGCCGACGCCGTGACGCGGATCGGGAACTTCCTCGACGGATACAGCCAGCTGTAGACGCGCGGAGAGGCCTCGCCGGCGGACGCCCGGCGGGGCCCGCACGACCAAAAACAGGATCCAGCTCAACTTTAGAACCAATCCAATGTAGGATGGTCTCCTGACCACGCAGGAGGCCACCTCATGTACGAGCCGATCCGCACGAAGCCGGTCGTCCACCTCATGGGTGACAACCGCGCCGACTACCCCCACAGCAGCCGCGGCGAAGCGCTGGACATCCAGCTCGGCGGCCACCTCGCGGCCCTCCTCGCCGTCACCGACGAGCTCGGGCTCGACGAGGCCGCCGCCGAGATCGCCGCCCAGGTCACACGGCTGCGCGGATCCCAGCCCGCCCGGGCGCCGCAGCGCCCCGCCGGAGACCTGGCCGCGCTGCACCAGCGCGCGCACGACCTCGCCGCCCGCGCGCTCGTCGTCGCCGCGTCCCGCGCCGACACCACCGTCGCGATCCTCGCCGCCGAGCGCATGGACGCGCACACCGCCGCCCTGAAGTCCCTGGACCTGGCCGGCGCCCTCTAGACGGCCCCGGTCCGGGGCCGCGGAGGCTCCGGACCGGGCGCCATACCTCCTACGGGCCGTTCCGCCGCGGCCCGTTGCCCTACGGCCGTTCCCCCGCGGCCCGTTGCGGCCCCCCACGGCTTTACCGCGGCTCTCCCGCGGCCCTCTCCCCTCCCCTTCGCGGCCCTCGGCACGGGCAGCGAATTGGACAGAACCCGGCGCTCCGAACACGATGGTGGCCGAAAGATCGCGGCAGCACGGGGGAGGCCGCTCACACGATCCATCTCCTCCAGGCCGCTTCGTCCCCCCTTTCAGCACCCTGGAGAGATAGCGCCATGAGCTTCGGCGACCCGAACAACCCCTACGGCCAGCAGCCCCCGCAGGGCCAGCCCGGCTACCCGCAGCAGGCCCCCCAGGGCGTGCCCCCGCAGTACGGCTACCCGCAGCAGCCGCCGCAGGGCGCGGTCCCGCAGTACGGCTACCCGCAGCAGCAGACCCCGCCGCCGCCGTACGGCGCGTACCCGCCGCCCGGGATGCCGGGCATGCCGGGCACGGGCATGCCGCCGCTGGCCCACTGGGGTCTGCGCGTGGGTGCGTCCCTGCTCGACGGCCTGATCATCGCCGGCCCGATGTACGCGCTGGGCTTCATCGACCTCGCCACCAGCGACAACCCGGACGAGCCCGGCGTCCCCTTCCTCATCGGCGTGCTGTACGCGATCGGCATGTCCTTCTTCCAGCTCTACAAGGAGGGCAAGACCGGCCAGTCGATGGGCAAGAAGATCGTCGGCATCAGCCTGCACCGCGAGGCCGACGGCCGCACGCTCGGCTTCGGCATGGCCTTCGTCCGCAAGCTGGCGCACGCCCTCGACAGCTTCTCCTGCTACGTCGGCTGGCTGTGGCCGCTGTGGGACGCCAAGAAGCAGACCTTCGCCGACAAGGTGTGCAGCACCGTCGTCATCAAGGTCAACAGCAACGGCTGAGCGCGCCACAGCGCTCGCCGGCCCGCCGGCCCGCCGGCCCGCCGTGAGGACCGGTGGCGACACGCCCCTACGGGGTCCGCGCGAACTCCGCGCCGGCCACCCCGCACCAGGGCACCGTCGCCACCGGCCACACCGGGCCGACCGCCTCCCCGTACTCGGTCGCGCCCGGGACCACGCCCGGGATCTTCACCAGCGCCTGGGCGGCCCGCCGGCCCGGGTCCGGTTCAGCGCCGTCGCGGAACTCCACCGTGACGACGTACGCGCCCGCACCCTCGGCCCGCCCCGCCGCCTGCACCGCGGCCACCACGCGCCGGCTGGCCGGATCGATGCGGCACCCGATGACCCGAACGTCCTCCACCGCCGCCCGGGGCGGCGCATCCTGCGGTCCGCCGCCGCTCGCCCACACGTACAGGCCCAGCGGGGCGAACACCAGCAATCCGGCCAGTGTCACCAGGCCGACCAGCCAGCCCTGCCACTTCAACGCGCTCACGCCCATGCCCCGATCCTCCCGGGCCGCCGCCCCTCCCACCAGCACCCGCGGGCTCACACAGCATTTCGAAGTGGGACCGCCTGGACACCTGACGTTCATTCAACTCCGCGCGGAATGTGGGTTTCCGCGAGCACGCTGCACCCGTGAGACGCATCCTAGGAATCGTCCTGGGCCTCCTCCTGATCGGCGGCGTGCTCTACGTCGTCGCCTTCCAGGGGCAGGATCACCCAGAAACCACGGCAACGAAGACCGTGCGTGGCGTCATCGGCTCGGAGAAGTCCGAATTCTTCCGCGACCCCGACGTCGTCAAGGCCCTTGCAGCCAAGGGCTACACCGTGAAGACGGAGACCTCGGGCTCCTGGGCGATGGACCAACTCGCCCTCAAGGACTTCGACTTCGCCTTCCCCAGCAGCAGTGAACCCGCCAAGGAGGTCGCGGCGGCCGCCGGGGTCAAGGGGGCCCAGGAGACCAAGCCCTTCTACTCCCCGCTCGTCGTCATCGCCCGACCGGGCGCCGCCCGGGTACTGGCCGACAACGGCCTCGCCCAGATGAGCGGCAAGAGCTCCGGGACCCTGCTCATGGGCCCCTTCCTCAAGGCCGCCGGCGAGGACCGCACCTGGCAGCAGCTGTCCGGCTCCTCCGCCCACGCGGAGCTGACCGGCACGGTGTTCATCAAGACCACCGACCCGGCCTCCTCCAACTCCGGCGCCCTCTTCCTGGCCGCCACCTCCAACGTCGCGAACGGCAACAGCGTGGTCGCCGACGACGCCGCCATCGCGCGCACCGCACCCCTGATGCGCAAGCTGATCTCCGTCCAGGGGGCCCTCGAACAGAGCACCGACGACCCCTTCCGGGCCT of the Streptomyces sp. NBC_01294 genome contains:
- a CDS encoding nitroreductase/quinone reductase family protein, coding for MHALDVDWDHPTDPRPGPRLDHVRSYVTTAGADGHLWHGVPTLLLTTVDRSTGRTVRTPLIYGEDAGRFIVLAAAYGAPDHPRWYDNLTAHPEVRLQVGSASFKASARTATRAERETYWDMMTALWPLFEDDQAAARPREIPLVILERP
- a CDS encoding GNAT family N-acetyltransferase, translated to MQYRYATEADAPALAELFAANHHDALTERQRAEQGFVQGRLDAGVLRAMAGARELLVADDGGRIAGLLALSVPTAAADPSPPVAGLLQAQDALEWEGRPLGEVRWMLYGPVVVDAAYRGRGVARALFTMAVAAASERADAVVAFIEAGNVPSWRVHVDGFGMIPLGDYVVGGRTYSAVAAPTT
- a CDS encoding MepB family protein; the protein is MDEPSSTSPWQDHEPPYGEPVPRKPLHGDLLAAKALVYDPCGFACSRPVPEAESAEYGAHSFTLDGLFVRFRVARTTPAKAGQFVTVWKRSPGGPIRPFDVQDPVDLVVVSSRDADGFGQFVFPRDVLRRRGVFSVDGAGGKRAFRVYPPWVAVESRQARGTQAWQADHFLPLSEDGGVDTARCRALYHP
- a CDS encoding macro domain-containing protein; this encodes MKPLRIIAGDATSPQAKGPKVIAHVCNDLGGWGKGFVVAVSKRWPEPEAAYRTWHRGRSGNDFGLGAVQVVRVQPDVWVANMVGQRGIRTGSGGPPIRYDAVERCLAALAGHAVELGASVHMPRIGCGLAGGTWSRIEPLITAALCARDVEVTVYDHG
- a CDS encoding pyridoxal phosphate-dependent aminotransferase, which codes for MQVIQSTKLANVCYEIRGPVLEEAMRLEAAGHRILKLNTGNPAAFGFECPPEILEDMLRNLGSAHGYGDAKGLLSARRAVMQHYQTKGIDLDVEDIYLGNGVSELIQMSMQALLDDGDEVLVPAPDYPLWTASVSLAGGTAVHYRCDEQADWMPDLADIERKVTDRTRAIVIINPNNPTGAVYDEAMLRGLTDIARRHNLIVCSDEIYDRILYDGAKHFNTAAIAPDLLTLTFNGLSKNYRVAGYRAGWMAVCGPKKHASSYIEGLTVLANMRLCANMPSQYAVATALGGRQSIEDLVLPGGRILEQRNVAYDLLTQIPGVTCVKPKGALYAFPRLDPSVYKIKDDRQMVLDLLRAEKIMVVHGTGFNWPEPDHFRIVTLPNTKDLADAVTRIGNFLDGYSQL
- a CDS encoding SCO4983 family protein, which gives rise to MYEPIRTKPVVHLMGDNRADYPHSSRGEALDIQLGGHLAALLAVTDELGLDEAAAEIAAQVTRLRGSQPARAPQRPAGDLAALHQRAHDLAARALVVAASRADTTVAILAAERMDAHTAALKSLDLAGAL
- a CDS encoding RDD family protein, with the translated sequence MSFGDPNNPYGQQPPQGQPGYPQQAPQGVPPQYGYPQQPPQGAVPQYGYPQQQTPPPPYGAYPPPGMPGMPGTGMPPLAHWGLRVGASLLDGLIIAGPMYALGFIDLATSDNPDEPGVPFLIGVLYAIGMSFFQLYKEGKTGQSMGKKIVGISLHREADGRTLGFGMAFVRKLAHALDSFSCYVGWLWPLWDAKKQTFADKVCSTVVIKVNSNG
- a CDS encoding substrate-binding domain-containing protein — encoded protein: MRRILGIVLGLLLIGGVLYVVAFQGQDHPETTATKTVRGVIGSEKSEFFRDPDVVKALAAKGYTVKTETSGSWAMDQLALKDFDFAFPSSSEPAKEVAAAAGVKGAQETKPFYSPLVVIARPGAARVLADNGLAQMSGKSSGTLLMGPFLKAAGEDRTWQQLSGSSAHAELTGTVFIKTTDPASSNSGALFLAATSNVANGNSVVADDAAIARTAPLMRKLISVQGALEQSTDDPFRAFISGSGEPLILVYESQVAALLLQNQDPGDMVVLYPDTTVNTAHTFVPLNEKAKELGTLLATDPRLRELAVHRGFRPQDGVAEFTAATAPHTAHLNAGLTGIRQVGTPTVKILMTLAQRAKGQGDTP